Below is a genomic region from Nocardioides panacis.
CGGGGGAGTCGAGCGTCAGTTGACCGCGAGCAGGGTGCGGGCCGCGGTGTCGCCGTAGGTCAGCACCCCGAGGTAGCTGGTGGCCGCGTCCAGCCCGACCCACGACGCGGAGTAGCGGAACCGCTGGCCGGGGGCGAAGCCGACCGCGTCGGTGCTCAGCGTGACCGGGGCCGCGCCGCTGCCGGGGACGACCCAGGTCTGCAGCGCGCCGGCGACGGTCGAGCCGTTCTCCGCGGAGGCGGCGTGCACGTAGACCGTGTAGCTGCCGGGCGCGGGGTCGGTCAGGGTGACCTCGGCCTCGGGGGAGGAGCCCGTCGAGCCGTCCACCAGCACGCCGTCGCGGTAGACGTAGAGGTCGACGTCGTCACCGGCGGCGCCGCTGGCCGTGGTGAAACGGGCCACGTCGGTGCCGGCCGGGACGGTGACCTGCCGGGAGGCGGTGGCCGCGTCCGCCGCGGGTGCGGTCACGTCGAACGGGCCCGGTGTCAGGGCGAGGGGGGTCGTGGTCGCCGGCACCAGGCCGCTGCTGCGGAGCTTGACGGTGCGGCCGTTGCCGGAGCGTCCGGTGACCGAGACGCTGCCGCTGGCACCGCTGCCGGTGACCTGGCGGGGAGCGGCGACGACGGTCGGGCGCACCGCGACCGGGATCCGCACCCGGTGCCGGTCGCCGCGCCACACCAGCCAGCCGGTGACGTCCCGGTCGACGGTCGCGGACGGCCGGGCGGTGATCCGCAGCCGGACCGTGCGGCTCTGCCCGGGGCGCAGCCGCACGGTCGCCGGGAAGGCCTGCACGTCGACGTCGGCGAGGCCGCGCTTGCGCACGGAGTAGGACTCCCGGCGGCTGCTCACGTTGGTGACCGTGCGGGTGACGGTGGTGGGGCCGACCAGGTCGCCGATCGCGAGGGACGGCGCGTTGACGTCGCTGGCGTCGATCCGCCCGGCGACGTACCGCTGCCAGGACGACGCCGGGGTGTCGAAGACCAGGCCCGGGTCGAGGAACGCCGACGGGTCGACGTGGCCGGCGCCCTCGACGAGCGGCCCGTGCGGGCCGTGCAGGTCGTAGGCGGTGGTCATCATCGCGGACTTGATGCGGGAGACCGACCAGTCCGGGTGCACGCCGGCGATGAACGCCGCCAGGCCCGCCACGTGCGGGGCGCTGGCCGACGTGCCGGACGCGAGGTCCCACGACCGGCCGGAGTCCGATGCCGGGGCCACCGCGCCGAGCACGCCCACGCCCGGGGCGGTCAGGTCGGGCTTGAGCACGTCGCCGCCGGCCTCGAGCGCCGGGCCGCGCCCGGAGAAGCCGGCCGCCGTGGGCACCCGGCTGTCGGAGCGGTCGCGCGGGTCGAGGCGGGCGGTCGCGCCGGGCTGCCGGGCATAGGCCCGGACCGCGGCCGACGCGGTCAGGTCCAGGTGCACGGTGGGCACGGCGTGCACGTCGGCGTCGGTGCTCTGCGGACGGGTGTTGGCCAGCACCATGCCGGCCCCGCCGGCGGTGGCGACGGTCGCGGACTTGTCCACGCGGGCGCCGTCGCCGCGGTCGCAGACCACGATCCGGCCCTGCGTCCGCGCGGCGTCGAGGCTGCCCGCCTCGCACAACCGGGCCGAGTCGGGGGTGGCGCCCGGGGCCGCGACGTCGGCGCCGAGCACCAGGCGGGTGGAGCGCACCGGCTGGTCGGAGACCATCGCGCCCACGAACGAGCGGCCGTCGCCGAGCCGGACCGCGCCCTGGAAGACGTGGTGGGTGCTCGCCGCCACCGTGGTGACCCACGGCGAGACGTGGCCGACGGAGTCCGCCGCGGGCCCGTCGTTACCGGCCGAGGTGGCCACGAAGACCCCGGCGGTGGCCGCACCCAGGAACGCGCGCTCGACGGCGTCGTCGACGCGGCGGCTGCCGGACACCGAGTAGTTCAGGACGTCGACGCCGTCGGACACCGCCTGGTCGACCGCGGCGACCGTGTCGGCGGTCGTGCAGCCGTCCTGGCTCGGGTCCGGGGCGGTCCAGCAGGCCTTGTAGACCGCGAGCCGGGCCGCCGGCGCCATCCCCGAGGTGGTGCCGAAGCGCTGCCCATCGACCTCGACGCGGACGTCGTGGTCGCCCGCGGCCGTCGACGCGACGTGCGAGCCGTGGCCGGTGCCGTCCCGGGGGGAGAGGTACTCCGCGCCGGCGACGTTCTCCTCGCCGAACCCGCTGACGAACCAGCGGGCCGAGACGACCTTGTCGTTGCAGTCCTCGGGCGCCCACTCCTCGCCGGCGGCGCAGGCGCCGTGGAAGCCGGGGAGCTGCGGCGCGGTGCCGGGGGTGCGCTGCGGCAGGCCGCTGAAGCTCGGGTTGTCCGGCCAGATGCCGGTGTCCACGACGCCGACCACGACCCCGTGCCCGGCGCGCTGCGGGCCGCCGTGCCGGGCCCAGACGCCGTCCGGGCCGGCGAGGCCGAGCAGGTTGCGCGAGCTGCTGCCGACGACCGGTGCGGCGGCGGCGCTCGACCGCACCCGGTCGACGTGCTGCTTGGTGCTGCGCTCGACGAGGGTGACCCCCGGCGTGACGCGCGCCTGCCGGACCTGGTCGCTGGTCAGCGTCGCCGCGAAGCCGTTCAGCGCGGTCGAGTAGCGGTAGAGCACCGCGGGGTCGCCCAGGGCGTGCACGACCCGGTCCTGCTCGGCGGTCAGCCGGGCGGTGTAGGCCGTGACGGCCGGCCGGGCCCGGTCGAAGCGCGCGCCGCCGGTGGGCCGGGTCGCGGCGTACGACGCGGCGGGCGGCGCGGTCAGCGTGACGACGTACACCCCGGGGGCCGTGGCCCGCAGCGGGTCGGGGATCGTGCCCTTGGCGGCGGCGGTGCCCGGTGCGGCGGCCAGGCCGGCCGTGAGCAGGGCGGATCCGGCGGCCAGCGCAGCGGCGCGGCGCACGAGGTGCGTTCGGGGGAACACCGGGCCGCCTCTCTGCGATCGCGGGGCGGGCGCCTCGCGGCCCCCCATCGTCGCAGGGGCCCCAGGCTGCTTCAACAGGAACCTCGACATACGCTCACCCCATGCCTGATCCCGCTCAGCTCGTCGTGGGTTTCGACCTCGACATGACGCTCATCGACACCCGCCCCGGGTTCGCGGCGACGCTGTCGGTGCTCGCGGAGGAGACCGGCACCGTCCTGGACGTCGAGGACCTCAGCAACCGGCTCGGCCCGCCGCTCGACCTGATGCTCGCGCCGCACTACCCCGCCGAGGACCTGCCGGGCCTGGTCGCGCGGTTCCGGGCGCACTACCCCGCGCACGCGATCGCGCCGACCGGGACGTTCCCCGGAGCGCACGCCGCCCTGGACGCCGTACGTCGGCACGGCGGTCGCAGCGTCGTGGTCACCGGGAAGTACCGCCCCAACGCGGCCCTGCACCTCGAGGCGCTCGACCTCGACGCGGACGCCCTGGTCGGCGAGGTCTGGGGGTCGGCAAGGGCGCGGTGCTGGTCGAGCACGGCGCGAGCGTCTACGTCGGTGACCACGTCCATGACGTCGAGGGTGCCCGCGCGGCCGGGGCGGTCAGCGTGTCGGTGCTGACCGGCGGCTGCACCGAGCAGGAGCTCCGGGACGCCGGGACCGACGTGGTGCTGCACGACCTGACCGAGCTGCCCGCCTGGCTGGACGCCCACGTCCTCGACGTCCGGCTGGCCGCGCTCGAGGCGGAGCTGCGGTCCTACGGGTCGGTGCTGGTCGCCTACAGCGGCGGAGCGGACAGCGCGTTCCTGCTCGCGGCGGCGGTCCGCGCCCTCGGCGCCGACCGGGTCGGTGCGGCCACCGCCTACTCCGACTCCCTGCCGCAGAGCGAGCGCTCCCCGGCCCTCGACCTCGCGGCGTCGCTCGGGGTCCGGGTCTTCACCCCGGAGACCCACGAGATGGACCGCGAGGGCTACCGCGCCAACGCCGGCGACCGCTGCTACTTCTGCAAGGCCGAGCTGCTCGACGTGCTCTGGCCGCTGGGCGAGGAGCACGGCTTCGCCCGGGTCGCCACCGGCACCAACGCCGACGACGCGGTGGCCGGGTTCCGGCCGGGCATCCGGGCCGCCGCCGAACGGGGCGCCGCCACCCCGCTGCGCGACGCCGGCCTCACCAAGGAGCAGATCCGGCTCGCGTCGCGGCGCTGGGACCTGCCCACCTGGGACAAGCCCGCCGCGGCGTGCCTGTCGAGCCGGGTCGCCTTCGGCATCGAGGTCAGCCCGTTCCGGCTGGCCCGCGTCGAGCGCGCCGAGGCCGGGGTGCGGGCGGCGCTCGACGCCGCCGGGATCGACGTACGGAACGTGCGGGTGCGCGACGTCGGGGACCGGGGCCGGCTCGAGGTCGACGCCGACCGGCTCGCCGAGGTGGACGCCTGCCCGGCGGTCCTCGAGGCGGTGCGGGACGCCGGCTTCGAGGAGGCCGAGGTGGACCGGCACGGGTTCCGGTCGGGCTCGATGAACGAGCTGCTGCCCGAGCCGGAGCAGTTCCGCTGACCTCCCGCCCAGCACAGCCCGACCCGGGCCTCAGCACAGCCCGACCCGGGTCTCGGACGTGCTGGATCGTCGACAGTGGGGGTGCCGGGAGGCATGGCGCTGCGCTCGGGGAACCGTTGACGAGGTGCGGCGACTCCGAAGCACTGTTCAGTGGGAGGAGATGGTGACGCGGTAGGTGCGCTGCAGGGGGCTGGTCCACTCGTAGGTGGTCTCGCCACCTGGCGGGTCGCTCAGCGGGTCCTCGGGGACGCGCCGGTAGGCCCAGCCGGCGAGGGTCTTCATCCGGTGGTGCCGCCGGCACAGGCAGGCCAGGTTCGCCGGGCTGGTCTGGCCGGGTGGTCCGCCCTGGTCGGGGGGGGAGGTAGGGCCGTAGGTGGTCCAGGTCGCAGGACCGGGCGTCGGTGCTGCAACCGGGGAACACGCAGTGCCGGTCGCGCAGCCGCACCAGCTCCCGCATCCACCCCGGCGCGTCGTGGCCGTCCACCGCGTCGGTGCGGGTCGGGACCAGGGCCGGTCGCACACTGACCCCGGCCAGCCGTTGCAGCCAGTCCCGCAGCAGGGCCAGGGTGGCGGTACCGAGCCGCTCCACCGACCCGCCACCGCGGGAGGGGTCGGCCAGGTCGGCGGCGTCCACGTGCAGGTAGAGGGTGCCGTGCGCCCCGTTGAGCCCCGGCGCGCCGGGGCCGGGCGACGTCTCGGGATCCGACTGCGGGCCGTGGGCCAGGGCGAGGGTGCGTTGCGGGTGGGCGAGCATCCCGAGCGCGGTGGCCCGCCGGAGGTCGAGGGGGCGGTGGTCGCCGAGCCGGCCCAGGGTGGAGGCGAGGTCGGCCAGGGTGGAGTCGAGGTCCAGGGCGTCCAGGGTGTCGAGCCGGGCGGTCATCGTGGTCACCGCGGTGGAGTCGCGGTGCTCGAACCAGACGCCGCGGTGCTCCAGGGCGAGCTGCTCGACGGCGGCGGCCTGGTCCGGGTCGCAGCGCAGCCGGGCCTCGTGCAGCACCGGGTTCAGCGCCGGAACCCGGTTGTGTCGGCCGGCCACCGCGAGGTGCCGGTCCACGAACGCCACCGACACGGAGCCCAGTCCGGTGGTGGCGCGGGCGACCTGGCGGGCCTTCCAGGCCTGCAGCCGGCCGTCTTGGACCAGCGCCACAGCCGGGGCAGCCGGAAGCACAGCTCGACGGCCTCACCGACCAGCCGCAGCCCGGCGGCGAAGGACAGGTCCAGTGCGGCGGCCAGCTCCTCCACGGCGTACTGCGCGATGCCCGGGGTGCCCGGCCCGGCCAGCGGGACCTCGCCGTCGAGGGCGAGCCCGTGCCCGAGCGGCCCGGGCCGGGTGCCGGCCCCGAACACCGCGGCCGGGGTCTGCTCGGTGACCGGGTGCAGGTCCACCCAGGCCACCGCCGCGGCCAGCAGCCGGGCCTCCTGCCGGTCCGCGGTGCGGCGCGCGGTGACCACCGCGTCCAGCACCGCGGACCGGTCCAGGTCCCGCAGCCCGGACACGTCGGTGTCCGGCTCGAACCCGGGATCTGCTGTCGTGGTCATGGGTCGAACCTAGACGCGACCACCGACAGTTTCTGTGCCGCGATGAGACAGAATTCCCTTGTCCACAAGGGGAAAGTCGAGAAGTCGTGGCATCGCCTCGGGGTGCTGGAGGATCCCGTGGAGCTTCAGGACCGAGTAGAGCATGACCAGACCAACGACGATCACCGCTCGCGGGCCCTGGCGGGCAGGGCGACGACTGGTTCCGTCGTCGGCGCCGTGTGTCTCCGGGTGGTCGACGGAACGCCGTAACGTGCCGATGACAGGTCGTTTGTGTGCAGTGTGACGTCCGGTCGCGTCCACCACGGGGACACTTTCGTCAACTCCGTGGCTGCCGGGTGCACCCCGGCCGTAGGCTCTTGCTGCTCGAGCAAAGAGCGACCGACTCACGTGATCACAAAGGGGTTCAGCCGTGCCGACTGGCAAGGTCAAGTGGTACGACGCCGACAAGGGCTTCGGCTTCCTGTCCAAGGACGACGGGGGCGATGTTTACGTCCGCGCCGACGCCCTGCCCGCGGGTGCCCCCGCGCTCAAGCCCGGCGCGCGCGTGGAGTTCGGACTGGTCCAGGGCCGCAAGGGCGACCAGGCCATGCAGGTCCGGCTGCTGGACCCGGTGCCCTCCGTGGCCAAGGCGGTCTCCAAGTCCCAGCGCAAGAAGCCGGCCGACATGGTCAACATCATCGAGGACCTCTACGGCCTGCTGGAGAACATCGAGCGGTCCTACCGCGGCGGCCGGCACCCCGACGGCAAGGTCGCCAAGCCGACGGCCAAGGTGCTGCGCGCCCTGGCCGACGAGCTCGAGCTCTAGGAGCCGGCGGCTGCGTGCCAGGCGCGCAGCAGCCGGGCCTCGTCCTCGGGCGCGCTGCCCCACTCCGCCACGGGCTCGGGCCCGGCCTGCTGCATCCACTCCCACGTGTCGGCGATGGTCTGCTCCAGCGGCCGCGTGCGCAGGCCGGCCGCGACCGCCCGGGCCGGGTCGGCGGCCATCACGTGCTCGGCCGCGCCCTCGGTCCACAGCGGCGCGCTCTGGTAGGTGCCGCCCTGCTCGGCGTACCACGCCGGGTCGACCCAGGTGAGCTGCGTGCCGGCCGGCCCGACCGCCGCGACGGTCGCGTCGAGCAGGTCGCCGAAGCCGTACGGCGGCGCCGGGGACGCCACGGTCAGCGGGCCGGCGGTGGCGTTCTCGCACACCCGGACGGCGAGGTCGCCCTGGTCGCGGGCGTCGATGACCTGCATCGGGGCGTCGTACGGTCCCGGCGCGAGCACCTCGCCGCCGGCCGCGACCCGGCGCACCCACCAGGTGAACCGGCCGGTGTAGTCGTGCGGGCCGACGACGTACGTCGGTCGGAGCACGGCGAGGTGATCGGCGCCGTAGGCCTCGGCGGCGGCCTCCTCGCAGAGCACCTTGAGCCCGCCGTACGTCTCGCCGGTGACCTCCTCGACGGTCGGGTCGTCCAGCCGGGCCAGCGGCGAGTCCTCGTCGTAGCCCGGGCCGGCCGGCTCGGCGTAGGCCGACACCGAGGAGACCAGCACGTGGTGGCCGCCGCGGCCGTCGAGGGCCGCGGCCAGCGTCCGCACATGGCGGGGGACGTAGGCGCAGACGTCGACGGTGGCGTCGAACTCCCGATCGGCGAGCACCGCCAGGTCGCCGTTGCGGTCGGCCAGCAGGTGCTCGACCCGGTCCAGGGCGGGGTCGTTGGTGACGCCCCGGTGCAGCAGGGTCACCTCGTGACCGGCGCTGAGGGCGGACTCGACCATGGCGCGGCCCACGAAACGGGTGCCGCCGACGAAGAGGATGCGCATGGCAGGACGGTAGCCGCCGCTCAGGAAACGCGGCGTGCGGCGGGCCCGCCGCGGCGCACCGCGCTGAGCGTCCACCCGCTCCACGCGACCAGGATCGCGGCGGCCACGCCCAGGCCGAGCTCGGGGTTCAGCGGCAGCACGATGCCGATGAACCCGCCCACGACCCAGGACAGCTGCAGCAGGGTCTCGGACTTCGCGAAGGTCCCGGCCCGGCGCCGCTCGGGGACCTCCCGCTGGATCAGCGCGTCGAGCGAGAGCTTGCCGAGTGACTGGGCGAGCCCGGCGGTCAGCCCCAGCAGCACCGCGGTCGGCAGCCCGTAGAACAGCGCGACCACCACCGCGACCGCCGCGTCGGCCAGCAGCATCACCACCACGGTCACCTGCGGGCTGATCCGGCGCAGCACCGAGCCGAGCGTGATGCCGATGGTGCTGCCCAGGCCGGCGGACCCGATCACCAGGCCGAGGAGCAGGGCGGGCTTGTCCTCCCAGCCCGGGAACGGCTCGTCGCGCAGCAGGAACGCCATGAACATCGTCAGGAAGCCGCTCAGCAGCCGCATCCCGGTGTTCGCCCGCAGCGCCACCTTCACGCTGTACGGGAGCGGCGGGCGCTTCGCCCGGCCCACTCCGGTCACCGCGGCGCCGTCCTCGCCGGCCGAGCTGTCCACCCGGGCCGGCAGCAGGATCGCCAGCACGGTCGCGCCGACGAAGACCAGGAAGGCGTAGCGCAGCGACCACTGCGGTCCGAAGGTCGACGCCCCGACCGCCAGCGGCGCGGAGATCGCGGCCCCGGCGACCGCGGACAGCGAGATGCGGGAGTTCGCCTTGACCAGGCTGAGCTGGCGCGGCAGCACCCGGGGCACCGCGGCGGCCCGGGTGACGCCGTACGCCTTGGACGCCACCAGGCAGCCCAGCGCCGCGGGGAACAGCGCGACCGAGTCGCCGGAGCGTACGGCGTCCGCGAGGACCCAGCAGAGGAACGCGCGCAGCGCCATCGTCGCGCCGATCGCCCACCGCCGGCCGTGGCTGAAGCGGTCCAGGAACGGGCCGATCAGGGGGGCGACGATCGCGAACGGCAGCATCGTCAGGCCCAGGAAGAGCGCGACCTGCCCACGGGCCTGGTCGGTGGGGACCTGGAAGAACAGGGTGCCGGCCAGCGAGATGGCCACCGCCGCGTCGCCGGCCCCGTTGAAGGCGTGCAGCTCGATCAGCCGGGACAGGCCGCTGTCGCCGGCGCCCTCGGCGTGGGTGGCGCGGCGGGCCTGGCGCAGCGTGTAGCCGGCCGCCCGGCCGGTGCCGGAACCTGCCCGGCGGGCGCCCCGGGCGGCGGCCCGGGCGGCGCGGCGGCTGCCGCCGGCGACCGAGCGGGCCCGCATCCTGGCCCCGGAGCGGCCGGGCAGCTCCTCGGTGTCGGCGTCCTCGCCGGGGCGCGGGCCCGCGCTCCCGCCGACGGTGCCGCCGGCGTGCCTGCTGTCCTCGGGCCGCATGTCCCCATCTTGCCTGTCGACACGACCCGGTCACGCCGGACGCCCCGAGGAGACATCCGGGCGCGCGTTAAGGAACAATCACGGACGTGATGACTGCAGCGAGGTCCGTCAAGCCCGACTCCGTGGGCGTGGGTGCGGTCGATGCTGCCCGCGAGGCGCTCCTCGAGCTCGTGGACGCCGCCGACGTGGGCGACACCCTGGGGTACGTCGCCGAGGCCGAGCGGGTCACCACGCACCTGTTCGCCTGCCTCCGGCCCGGCTACCGCGGCTGGCGCTGGGCGGTCACCGTCGCCCGGGCGCCGCGCATGAAGGTGGTCACCGTCGACGAGGTCGTGCTGCTGCCCGGCGACGACGCCATCATCGCGCCGCCGTGGCTGCCCTACCGCGACCGGATCCAGCCCGGCGACCTCAGCCCGGGCGACCTCCTGCCCACCGAGGAGGACGATCCGCGGCTGGTGCCCGGCTACCTCTCCGGCGACCCGGGCGACGACATCGTCGACCAGGACAGCGTGCGCGAGGTCATCTACGAGCTCGGCCTGAACCGGCTGCGGGTGCTGTCCCTCGAGGGCCGCGACCTGGCCGCCGAGCGCTGGCACGAGGGCAGCCACGGCCCGACGTCCCCGCTGGCGCTGGCCGCCCCGGCGACCTGCGAGACCTGCGGCTTCCTGGTCCGGCTGGCCGGCCCGCTGTCCCAGGCGTTCGGCGTGTGCGCCAACGCGCAGGCCAACGACGACGGCCGGGTGGTCTCCTGGGACCACGGCTGCGGCGCCCACTCCGAGGCGCAGCTGGCGGCCAAGAGCCAGCCGCAGCCGCTGCCCGACCCGGTGCTCGACACCCTCGGCTACGACGAGATCGAGACCTTCTGAGCCCGGGCTGAGCCGTGCTCAGCCCTGCTCCGGCTCCTGCTCGTGCTCCTGGCGGCGGTTCCTGCGCCGGCGGCAGTAGTCCCAGCCGATGACCCCGAGGCCGAACCCGGCCAGGCAGGTCCACAGCCACCAGGTCCGGTCGGCGTCGGCGAGCCGGCCGTAGAACGGCAGCAGCAGGAAGAACGCGACGAGGAACAGCACCGAGCCGACCGCCACGGTGCGGGTGCCGTCGACGTCGAGCGGGTCCACGTTCGCGACGATGTAGGTGCGGTTGCCGATCTCGTGGGTCTGGACGCCGTCGGTGGGCTGCTGGGGGTACTCGGGCTCCTGCACGCCTCGAACCTAGCCGACGACGGAGCCCGCGATCCGGCCGGGCAACATGCCCGTCACACCGCTCTGTCATGATCCGTCAGTGGACAATCTCACCAGGACCAGCACCAGTGGCTCGACGGTCGGCAGCCGGAGCGGCGTGGACAAGTACTTCAAGATCACCGAGCGCGGGTCGACCGTGGGCCGCGAGGTCCGCGGCGGCGTCGTCACCTTCTTCACGATGGCCTACATCATCGTTCTCAACCCGCTCATCCTCGGCTTCGCGCAGGACGCCGACGGCCAGTTCCTCGGCGGGGGGAG
It encodes:
- a CDS encoding S8 family serine peptidase, with protein sequence MFPRTHLVRRAAALAAGSALLTAGLAAAPGTAAAKGTIPDPLRATAPGVYVVTLTAPPAASYAATRPTGGARFDRARPAVTAYTARLTAEQDRVVHALGDPAVLYRYSTALNGFAATLTSDQVRQARVTPGVTLVERSTKQHVDRVRSSAAAAPVVGSSSRNLLGLAGPDGVWARHGGPQRAGHGVVVGVVDTGIWPDNPSFSGLPQRTPGTAPQLPGFHGACAAGEEWAPEDCNDKVVSARWFVSGFGEENVAGAEYLSPRDGTGHGSHVASTAAGDHDVRVEVDGQRFGTTSGMAPAARLAVYKACWTAPDPSQDGCTTADTVAAVDQAVSDGVDVLNYSVSGSRRVDDAVERAFLGAATAGVFVATSAGNDGPAADSVGHVSPWVTTVAASTHHVFQGAVRLGDGRSFVGAMVSDQPVRSTRLVLGADVAAPGATPDSARLCEAGSLDAARTQGRIVVCDRGDGARVDKSATVATAGGAGMVLANTRPQSTDADVHAVPTVHLDLTASAAVRAYARQPGATARLDPRDRSDSRVPTAAGFSGRGPALEAGGDVLKPDLTAPGVGVLGAVAPASDSGRSWDLASGTSASAPHVAGLAAFIAGVHPDWSVSRIKSAMMTTAYDLHGPHGPLVEGAGHVDPSAFLDPGLVFDTPASSWQRYVAGRIDASDVNAPSLAIGDLVGPTTVTRTVTNVSSRRESYSVRKRGLADVDVQAFPATVRLRPGQSRTVRLRITARPSATVDRDVTGWLVWRGDRHRVRIPVAVRPTVVAAPRQVTGSGASGSVSVTGRSGNGRTVKLRSSGLVPATTTPLALTPGPFDVTAPAADAATASRQVTVPAGTDVARFTTASGAAGDDVDLYVYRDGVLVDGSTGSSPEAEVTLTDPAPGSYTVYVHAASAENGSTVAGALQTWVVPGSGAAPVTLSTDAVGFAPGQRFRYSASWVGLDAATSYLGVLTYGDTAARTLLAVN
- a CDS encoding HAD family hydrolase, with the protein product MPDPAQLVVGFDLDMTLIDTRPGFAATLSVLAEETGTVLDVEDLSNRLGPPLDLMLAPHYPAEDLPGLVARFRAHYPAHAIAPTGTFPGAHAALDAVRRHGGRSVVVTGKYRPNAALHLEALDLDADALVGEVWGSARARCWSSTARASTSVTTSMTSRVPARPGRSACRC
- the larE gene encoding ATP-dependent sacrificial sulfur transferase LarE translates to MLVEHGASVYVGDHVHDVEGARAAGAVSVSVLTGGCTEQELRDAGTDVVLHDLTELPAWLDAHVLDVRLAALEAELRSYGSVLVAYSGGADSAFLLAAAVRALGADRVGAATAYSDSLPQSERSPALDLAASLGVRVFTPETHEMDREGYRANAGDRCYFCKAELLDVLWPLGEEHGFARVATGTNADDAVAGFRPGIRAAAERGAATPLRDAGLTKEQIRLASRRWDLPTWDKPAAACLSSRVAFGIEVSPFRLARVERAEAGVRAALDAAGIDVRNVRVRDVGDRGRLEVDADRLAEVDACPAVLEAVRDAGFEEAEVDRHGFRSGSMNELLPEPEQFR
- a CDS encoding cold-shock protein; protein product: MPTGKVKWYDADKGFGFLSKDDGGDVYVRADALPAGAPALKPGARVEFGLVQGRKGDQAMQVRLLDPVPSVAKAVSKSQRKKPADMVNIIEDLYGLLENIERSYRGGRHPDGKVAKPTAKVLRALADELEL
- a CDS encoding NAD-dependent epimerase/dehydratase family protein yields the protein MRILFVGGTRFVGRAMVESALSAGHEVTLLHRGVTNDPALDRVEHLLADRNGDLAVLADREFDATVDVCAYVPRHVRTLAAALDGRGGHHVLVSSVSAYAEPAGPGYDEDSPLARLDDPTVEEVTGETYGGLKVLCEEAAAEAYGADHLAVLRPTYVVGPHDYTGRFTWWVRRVAAGGEVLAPGPYDAPMQVIDARDQGDLAVRVCENATAGPLTVASPAPPYGFGDLLDATVAAVGPAGTQLTWVDPAWYAEQGGTYQSAPLWTEGAAEHVMAADPARAVAAGLRTRPLEQTIADTWEWMQQAGPEPVAEWGSAPEDEARLLRAWHAAAGS
- a CDS encoding MFS transporter, which translates into the protein MRPEDSRHAGGTVGGSAGPRPGEDADTEELPGRSGARMRARSVAGGSRRAARAAARGARRAGSGTGRAAGYTLRQARRATHAEGAGDSGLSRLIELHAFNGAGDAAVAISLAGTLFFQVPTDQARGQVALFLGLTMLPFAIVAPLIGPFLDRFSHGRRWAIGATMALRAFLCWVLADAVRSGDSVALFPAALGCLVASKAYGVTRAAAVPRVLPRQLSLVKANSRISLSAVAGAAISAPLAVGASTFGPQWSLRYAFLVFVGATVLAILLPARVDSSAGEDGAAVTGVGRAKRPPLPYSVKVALRANTGMRLLSGFLTMFMAFLLRDEPFPGWEDKPALLLGLVIGSAGLGSTIGITLGSVLRRISPQVTVVVMLLADAAVAVVVALFYGLPTAVLLGLTAGLAQSLGKLSLDALIQREVPERRRAGTFAKSETLLQLSWVVGGFIGIVLPLNPELGLGVAAAILVAWSGWTLSAVRRGGPAARRVS
- a CDS encoding DUF3027 domain-containing protein codes for the protein MTAARSVKPDSVGVGAVDAAREALLELVDAADVGDTLGYVAEAERVTTHLFACLRPGYRGWRWAVTVARAPRMKVVTVDEVVLLPGDDAIIAPPWLPYRDRIQPGDLSPGDLLPTEEDDPRLVPGYLSGDPGDDIVDQDSVREVIYELGLNRLRVLSLEGRDLAAERWHEGSHGPTSPLALAAPATCETCGFLVRLAGPLSQAFGVCANAQANDDGRVVSWDHGCGAHSEAQLAAKSQPQPLPDPVLDTLGYDEIETF
- a CDS encoding DUF2530 domain-containing protein; the protein is MQEPEYPQQPTDGVQTHEIGNRTYIVANVDPLDVDGTRTVAVGSVLFLVAFFLLLPFYGRLADADRTWWLWTCLAGFGLGVIGWDYCRRRRNRRQEHEQEPEQG